Genomic window (Nymphaea colorata isolate Beijing-Zhang1983 chromosome 1, ASM883128v2, whole genome shotgun sequence):
ATGTTGAATGGGCCTCGTTTTTGCTTTCTGACTTTGCTGCTTTTACTTTTTAGCATTCAATAATGTCAATCAAGAGAACAAAAAGCAGTGAAGAATTTCTGCATTTTTGAACAGATAAGAATATTGTTTCATAATCAAATAACAGAAGGTTTATATTCGTTTCCTTATGTTGGTATTTGTATCTGTTCCAAAGTTCGACACAGAGCTGGGATTGTGAATTGTGTCTCATGGTTGGAGTAGTATCCCTGTTTCTATCTAAGATAAACTGTTAGATTTTTTTCAGTATAGACTCTAACTTCATTGATATAAATAGGAATGCTGATGCTGGGGAACGAATATTTTGTTACTTTTGCCAGAAATTTACATGGGCAGCCCCATTTTGTTTTGCTGAACTGCTTTGTTCCACTGGTGctatttgtttttccaatgGTTTGCTGTCCAAACTTGGAAGCATTTTGTAATGACATAAATGGacaattaaaatattttctctGTTTAGGCTTTAATCTTTGTTGCCACAGAAGTAATTCACTCTCCAAAAGCAAAGATTGAGTGGAAATCTACAGCTTCAGAACACGTAAGAGAAactttgttcttttccttttaatggtttcattattttattatggAAAATGcctgtttttatttgttttctccaTTGCCAATGTGAATTTCAGCTGGCAAAaatggagaaaggaaaaatataagTCCATTTGCAACTCAAAAATCATCCTATTTACAACTTTTGGAACATTACTCTCATGACATTTTTCAGTGTTTCTCCCTTGTGTATTGTTTTGTagctcttttattttttttttgtgtttgaagtCTGGTGAACCCCCTGATAATAGACAGTTGGTCAAAGTCCAAATTACACCATACTATGGGTCCGGATACAAATGCTGGCACTAGTCCAAGGTCTAACTGGGTCTCTTTAAACCTCAAATCACACGTCTGTGCACGCCAGGAATTGCTAAGTCCAAGGTATCCTTGGAGGTCGGTACTCACACACTTCTAATTAGTCCTTTGGGTCTTTTACTGCTTCTGTTGGCTGGTAGTTTGACAGCAAGTCCAGTTTCATTTTGTGCCCTGAAATGCTTTAAATTTGAGTGAaaggtaaaattttcaaatgtaacTTCTATTTTATAGGATATAAAGCCCACAACCTCTCATAGTGAAAGCAATTATGTACTTATCTTTGTGGAATGAGAGGCATGAATTTCAGGAATTTGCCAAATACActtcatatataaatgtttctaAACATGTGCCCTTCCGGCTactttttctggctccgccactggtgtgtgtgcatgtgtgtgtgtgtatatattataACTAGCACGACGTTCATGgagattttggatttcaaatcatttcATGGATGTAACTTTATGCACATACTAGTGAACCGCACGGCCTATCACAAATGCAATTCACATTCTCTTGGGGCAAATTCATTGTGCAGCATTATTTGAATTTCACCTAGGAAGAAGAGATTTAATCAAGTTGCCTTGGTGGAAATAATCATATAGCATGACCGAAAAATGGAACAAGTGTAGGCTATCTCCAAGCATGGTCATGCCAAGATCAGCAATGAGACCAAAGGCTATCTGGAGAAACAATGAAGTATAACAACTAATCATGCATGAGCACAAAAGTGGTTCGGACTCCCAAGGGATTTGTGGGACTAGAATaagcccacatgtggctacaCCACTGACAgacacattctctctctttctggttTAGAACGAAGCAGTGTCTGGTGCAATCGCTCTTATCATGAACCAAAAATCACTTGCATAATGATAGTTCACCTCTACCAATAACCCGCTATGGGGATATCACATTTGACTACGTTGGAGATAAGTTGGTCTTGTTTGAGTTTGTCCTTTCCAGATAAGCTGTCTTTAGAAATACTTGCTGTGTCATGCCATGTCATGCTTTGCCTTTCTATTTCCCTTAGGAATTTACAAGATGGAACCTGGCCAGAGATTGGGCTGCTTTTCTCAGTGGcagattttttatttcctcAGATTCCTCCAGATTGACTTAtttcaagctttttttttctgaataaaaCGAAATTTAGAATCTGTACATGAAAGTGTTCGGCAGGTTTTGTGCAGAAAATCTTGAGTTCTAGAGAGATAACCAGACTAGTACTTATACATGAAGTTCTGATGCATTCATTGTTTCTGACATGATTGGCAGTGCCTTTTGCATGTTGAGAAAGCCAAATGCAATGGAGTCTAAGAAGTCTCAGTTGAATCCTAATGCTCCAGTATTCATACCTCGTTCACAGCAGGCTTCACAGGAAAAGGGTGGAACCCATGAAGGTATTCCTGCAGATTCGAAAGTTCTTGGCAGTACATGTGGACAACCAAGTGGTGCTCCTTTTGCGCCTAATGAATTGTCAGATATTGAACCATTTGGTTCAGAAGAATTCTCAGAGGTGGCTCATGAATTTTTTGGGTTGACGGAAGACCCATTTCCAGCTGAGAATATTGAGCAGCAGTCCAACAGGATGGGTGATGATAATAGTGCTATGAGGTCCTTGGCTGTTAAGTTCCCGGGCTACTCAGAGGAATCCATACTTGATGTATATGCTGCAAATGACGGAGACATGGAGGCCACAATTGAGATGCTGGCACAACTGGAGGTACTATAATAGCATGTAGGATCACATCCCGCACGAAcacaaacaaaaatattatacATATGCAAGCATTTTTATATGGCCGTACAGAAATGAGTTATTGCTTCTGTTAGATGTTAATATCTGGCCTTCCATGCCCAGAAGCCAATGGTTAGTGTATCCTCATCTATTGTCGCTATTATGCACCATATCCAAGTCAATTTAGAATAATCTCTTTGACCTGCATTGTTCCAGTATCAGCTGGCTGCAGGTTGGTACTGGTTAATGCTAGAATATCATATGCATCAACATTGGCTGCAGTTGAAAGCTGGCACGCATATACATCAGCTTCTTTACATTTCACTGACATATTTGGCTATCTAACCTTTTCATTGCTCGCATATATTTGCAGACATTTGGAACTGTGGACAGCCTTCCTGACACACTCGGCATTGGAGACACATCAACTACCTGGCCTCCAGATGACCGCATACCAAGTTCGTCAAGTGACCCTGGCAGTTCCTCGGGTTATTAGCTGGACATTTTGATGCTATGGCAGCAACGCTTTGAGCAATGATCTTGTAGCATATTCAACAACTTCCGGTTCATTCCTTCTTCAGAGTGGGATTTGGGTTTCTGTCAATAAGAAGGAAGTGTTACCTTGTAAGTTTCATACAAATCGTGATGTCAAAATCAAGTCCATCTTTTGTACAATCAATCTTGTGATGTCAGTTTGTTGGTAAGAGCCCCACTCTAAAAATGCAAATTAATGATGCTTTCGGTGTGTTTCTTCTAATTTCTCTTTGGTACATGTTGTCTTGGAGAATCAAGAATGACAAAATTGTTCACCCTTCCACTTTtactctttcttcatttttcctggttctctttttctccttttttgggAACAAAAGAAGCTATCGTGCATTTTGGACTATGTTCTGAAGGTTTGCAACCAATATCTTGTTTTTCCggttcataaaaaataatagcCTCACTTGGGCTTGGTGATGAGAGAGAGGCACATATTTTGTGCGTCAAGGTTTTGACCAACAAATCTAGTCGGGCGCATTACCAATCTATTGTGCATCGTGTTCTTTAAGTTGGCCTTGGTCTAACTTTGCTTTGCATCAAGATATGTAAATCACTCGTTTGCAGCTCTGTGCATATGGATTCAGGACATGGTTCCACTGCCTGAAATCACGGAAATCTTGTCCTGCCTGGGATGTCCAATCCTTGATTAAGTCACCAATTTAACTTGCTGCCATTCAAAACTACTGCATAATAACGATTAATTGTTTGTATTTCCTTTAAGGAGATGGAACAGTTGCTGGATGACGGTGATATACCGCACAATTGGTTGTTCGTTTTTTACAAAGAATGACTTTAGATTCTGAGTTCAA
Coding sequences:
- the LOC116246037 gene encoding polyadenylate-binding protein-interacting protein 6 — protein: MLRKPNAMESKKSQLNPNAPVFIPRSQQASQEKGGTHEGIPADSKVLGSTCGQPSGAPFAPNELSDIEPFGSEEFSEVAHEFFGLTEDPFPAENIEQQSNRMGDDNSAMRSLAVKFPGYSEESILDVYAANDGDMEATIEMLAQLETFGTVDSLPDTLGIGDTSTTWPPDDRIPSSSSDPGSSSGY